A stretch of Thermodesulforhabdus norvegica DNA encodes these proteins:
- a CDS encoding TIGR02710 family CRISPR-associated CARF protein translates to MVKVLVLTVGGSCDPLVNAIKQEKPNFVYFLCSTGPKGSVIVVNGPGKPCKEREVAKPSIASQANLSTDTYEVVEIDDPDDLGACYRACEIVSARIQNRFGDFGNIEIVANYTGGTKTMSAALVLYALDSGWPVKFNVGIRNNLVKVEGGDTPTPIGVEDVLWKRRLETANIMISSYYYAEAQEILESLLRNFPVAGERKRLTMKCKEICRGFNLWDHFKHEDALAVLERFAGDVLDQFLFLKRILGRAKPVTGYETVVDLMLNAERRAAQRRYDDAVARLYRAVEMLAQRRLQKEYGIETGDVDPEKIPQSVREKYKSDEDGKIRIGLRMAYTLLFDLGDEVGRLFMDEENRIIDALKKRNLSILAHGIIPVDEATYESVSRVLVDFLSRTLDLLQCPYDRRLQFPRTMDFCFREKSVNC, encoded by the coding sequence ATGGTGAAGGTTCTCGTGCTGACGGTAGGAGGTTCCTGTGATCCGCTGGTCAATGCGATCAAGCAGGAAAAACCGAACTTCGTCTATTTTCTCTGTTCGACGGGTCCGAAGGGAAGTGTCATCGTCGTAAACGGTCCGGGTAAGCCCTGTAAGGAAAGAGAAGTGGCGAAACCCTCCATCGCTTCGCAGGCGAACCTTTCTACCGACACATACGAAGTGGTGGAAATAGACGATCCCGACGACCTCGGAGCCTGTTACAGGGCCTGCGAAATCGTCTCCGCCCGGATTCAAAACCGCTTTGGGGATTTCGGCAATATCGAAATCGTTGCCAACTACACCGGCGGCACGAAAACCATGAGTGCCGCTCTGGTTCTCTACGCCCTTGATAGCGGATGGCCGGTAAAATTCAACGTCGGCATAAGAAACAATCTGGTGAAGGTTGAAGGGGGAGACACACCGACTCCAATCGGCGTGGAAGATGTCCTGTGGAAAAGAAGGCTTGAGACCGCAAACATCATGATATCCAGCTATTACTATGCAGAGGCCCAGGAGATCCTCGAGTCCCTTCTCAGGAACTTTCCCGTTGCCGGTGAAAGAAAGCGCCTGACCATGAAGTGCAAGGAAATCTGCAGGGGCTTTAACCTCTGGGATCACTTCAAGCACGAAGATGCCCTGGCCGTTCTGGAAAGGTTTGCCGGTGACGTGCTGGATCAATTTCTCTTCCTGAAGCGCATTCTGGGACGGGCAAAGCCGGTAACAGGTTACGAAACGGTTGTTGACCTCATGCTCAACGCAGAGCGAAGGGCCGCACAGAGGCGCTACGACGATGCGGTGGCGCGTCTTTACAGGGCCGTTGAGATGCTTGCCCAGAGACGGCTGCAAAAAGAATACGGTATAGAAACGGGAGACGTGGATCCGGAAAAAATACCCCAATCCGTTCGGGAAAAGTACAAATCCGATGAGGACGGTAAGATCCGCATTGGGCTGAGAATGGCTTATACTCTGCTCTTCGATCTGGGGGATGAGGTGGGACGCCTGTTCATGGATGAAGAAAACCGGATTATCGACGCTCTTAAGAAAAGGAATTTATCTATCCTTGCTCATGGAATCATCCCTGTTGACGAAGCGACCTATGAGTCGGTTTCCCGGGTGCTTGTGGATTTTCTCTCAAGGACCCTTGATCTCCTGCAATGCCCCTACGACAGGAGGTTGCAGTTTCCCCGAACCATGGATTTTTGTTTCCGGGAAAAATCGGTCAATTGCTAA
- the cmr1 gene encoding type III-B CRISPR module RAMP protein Cmr1, with amino-acid sequence MNGAGLLRRRFGKRKVIELSCKIVTPMFLGDASQDAALRPEPFKGLLRYWWRVAAGTHYKKHDDLLDAENNIFGGAGGGRDWGKSLISLNVEGNPKKDNTLPAIREVSHREVGRNGRNIRSLLLYLGYGPILCQKGQVRCVRSYLAPDEKFTLKLSVPEGILSDNNEVEGELLKRAIYYLMAFGAAGSRSRNGWGSFQVENFGSIKNLVSSQEISPIPVGDTLFSKDYPYCLGASEKGLVLWRTKRGYNSWSEAMKEMAQIYIDLRTQFSADGSHDVGERHLLGFPITNHLAKGAPNWGRRSRHASPLRIFFRIKEGRYYGFILHLPFGISNRMRQNAAGKVFFSEKVQFQVWEKVYQILDDNNQLVRVGINDCF; translated from the coding sequence ATGAATGGGGCCGGACTTTTAAGAAGGCGTTTTGGAAAAAGAAAGGTCATAGAGCTTTCCTGCAAAATAGTGACCCCAATGTTTCTCGGGGACGCCTCACAGGACGCCGCCTTAAGGCCCGAGCCGTTCAAGGGGCTTCTCCGCTACTGGTGGAGGGTTGCGGCCGGAACACATTACAAAAAGCATGATGATCTGCTCGATGCGGAAAACAATATCTTCGGAGGTGCGGGAGGCGGCAGAGACTGGGGAAAGAGTCTTATCTCGTTAAATGTAGAAGGGAACCCTAAAAAAGATAATACCCTCCCCGCTATACGCGAGGTCTCTCATCGGGAAGTCGGTCGGAATGGACGAAACATAAGAAGCCTTTTGCTCTATTTAGGCTACGGACCCATCCTGTGCCAGAAAGGACAGGTCAGATGTGTCAGGAGTTACCTTGCCCCCGACGAAAAGTTCACCCTGAAGCTTTCCGTGCCCGAAGGAATTCTCAGCGACAACAATGAAGTGGAGGGAGAACTGCTGAAAAGGGCTATCTATTACCTGATGGCCTTCGGGGCGGCAGGGTCGAGATCCCGAAACGGCTGGGGAAGTTTTCAGGTGGAGAATTTCGGTTCAATAAAAAATCTCGTATCTTCCCAAGAGATATCGCCAATCCCCGTCGGTGATACTCTTTTCTCGAAAGATTATCCTTATTGCCTTGGCGCATCAGAGAAAGGCCTTGTTTTATGGAGAACCAAGAGGGGGTATAATTCCTGGTCAGAGGCCATGAAGGAGATGGCTCAGATTTACATAGACTTACGGACTCAGTTTTCCGCCGACGGCTCGCACGACGTCGGTGAGCGGCATCTTCTCGGGTTCCCCATAACGAACCACCTCGCAAAGGGCGCACCTAATTGGGGAAGACGAAGTCGCCATGCTTCACCCCTGAGGATCTTCTTCCGCATAAAGGAAGGAAGGTATTACGGCTTTATACTCCACCTCCCCTTTGGGATCAGTAATCGAATGAGGCAAAATGCTGCAGGAAAGGTCTTTTTTTCAGAGAAGGTGCAGTTTCAGGTATGGGAGAAGGTGTATCAAATCCTTGACGATAATAATCAGCTGGTGAGGGTTGGTATCAATGATTGTTTTTAA
- the cas10 gene encoding type III-B CRISPR-associated protein Cas10/Cmr2, whose product MIVFKPRNGENYWREKIAAFLHDPPDKALSIADHVKRSKLFTDELHVSPEELLVDKADQVASGLDRTFLPDSKAGGFVDFKKNPVITHPTGKNGSFSVPLNTLSSHSEEVLQVIRQDENNFPKAQPERSFALFHYLRHVLPYRLATEGPLGLTWQWERLPADTRIPDHTIWQHCALTSALYSCYSLSRDRRASLMVFSITPVQDFISRSRKLRDYWISSLLLSWLAAEGMKVIILQYGSDHIVYPWPVGQPLIERMLDGACNFPSDWRNRYSLETRAATLPNKFVCLVPSGEEENIAEEIEKAVLGEWLKLANSVRDFVKDKSFKDVPSRCTEAFDDIFKRQVEHFWELNWSAAPLLDDKDLNARGIFVPQNLLSRVREFVEEGRETGFPYLNYDEKFFYPLSHDLCQRGLAAEKLTPENVRAEEPGIKCHLHTDFEALRFSCLECRERGETCELDPARKPDPNPRPSVDPCWKRIREAFSESEFKETERLSAVAIVKRMIYRVVEEEDHPLYPYFRNAVGFPSTTEVSAQDWLRRAKREIDESGLSPRKVAEVLHREESPKSEWNEIEVIDSAVEQKVKKVVKNRSDLGDPPDIVDRYYALLVMDGDRMGKLLAGGFSSTWRDVLHPELVKGLQAGKVDRAYVGFWKKHLEVKRILSPAVHGAISQALAEFSLRTVPFTVKAHDGRLIYAGGDDVCAVFPVSGALRAALEIAKAYNWGFVRIPGNGVMPQEVSTGSELRHGDRLILHLGSGEEISISAGLLIVHHKWPLRSAIRRAHELLELAKDSVRNGSDRAAMAVSLHRRAGGERVFIAGFRDLCFGIRIWDAFLALVEAIAAGHVGASFLYGLSEIQEGLLALESNSDDLVRLIRSQMEKSGIVRSHSADRDVLARNIAALILGGRRTPTGKKEVSTEVLEICEFVARAVKRKTTGGKVTESRNE is encoded by the coding sequence ATGATTGTTTTTAAGCCCAGGAATGGTGAAAATTACTGGCGTGAAAAAATAGCGGCTTTTTTGCACGATCCTCCGGACAAGGCTCTTTCAATTGCCGATCACGTTAAGAGGTCAAAGCTCTTCACCGATGAACTGCACGTATCGCCGGAAGAGCTTCTCGTGGATAAGGCAGATCAGGTTGCTTCGGGCCTTGACAGGACCTTTCTTCCCGACTCAAAGGCCGGTGGATTCGTGGACTTCAAGAAAAATCCCGTTATTACGCATCCCACCGGCAAGAACGGATCATTTAGCGTGCCTCTAAACACGCTATCCTCGCATTCTGAGGAAGTTCTGCAGGTTATCAGGCAGGATGAAAATAATTTTCCCAAAGCTCAGCCCGAGAGGAGCTTTGCCCTTTTTCACTACCTGAGGCATGTTCTTCCTTACAGGCTGGCAACTGAAGGGCCTCTCGGGCTTACCTGGCAGTGGGAGAGGCTTCCCGCAGACACCCGCATTCCCGATCACACCATCTGGCAGCACTGCGCCCTGACTTCGGCGCTGTATTCCTGTTATTCCCTGTCACGGGACAGAAGAGCTTCCCTCATGGTTTTCAGCATTACGCCGGTTCAGGATTTCATCTCCCGATCAAGGAAACTGCGGGACTACTGGATTTCTTCTCTTTTGCTTTCCTGGCTTGCCGCCGAGGGAATGAAGGTAATAATCCTGCAGTACGGCTCCGATCACATCGTCTATCCCTGGCCTGTGGGGCAACCGCTCATAGAGCGGATGCTCGACGGTGCCTGCAACTTTCCTTCGGATTGGCGGAATAGATACAGCCTTGAGACCCGCGCCGCAACGCTTCCCAATAAGTTCGTGTGCCTGGTGCCTTCTGGAGAGGAAGAAAACATCGCGGAAGAGATCGAAAAGGCTGTTTTAGGAGAGTGGTTAAAGCTGGCCAATTCCGTCAGGGATTTTGTTAAGGATAAGAGTTTCAAAGACGTGCCTTCCAGGTGCACGGAGGCTTTTGACGATATTTTTAAACGGCAGGTTGAGCACTTCTGGGAATTGAACTGGTCTGCCGCGCCGCTTCTCGACGATAAAGACCTTAACGCCAGGGGAATTTTTGTCCCCCAGAACCTGCTGTCCAGAGTGCGGGAATTCGTTGAAGAAGGCAGGGAGACCGGCTTTCCCTACCTGAATTACGACGAAAAGTTTTTCTATCCCCTTTCCCATGACCTCTGCCAGCGGGGGCTTGCCGCAGAAAAGCTCACCCCTGAGAATGTCCGGGCGGAGGAGCCCGGTATAAAATGCCACCTCCACACGGATTTTGAGGCTCTTCGCTTTTCCTGTCTGGAATGCCGGGAGAGAGGAGAGACCTGCGAGCTGGATCCCGCAAGAAAGCCCGACCCAAATCCAAGGCCCAGTGTGGATCCCTGCTGGAAAAGAATTCGAGAGGCCTTCTCGGAAAGTGAATTCAAGGAAACGGAAAGGCTTTCTGCCGTCGCCATCGTAAAGCGAATGATCTATCGGGTTGTTGAGGAGGAAGATCATCCCCTTTATCCCTACTTCAGAAACGCCGTGGGCTTTCCTTCGACCACCGAAGTGTCGGCTCAGGACTGGCTCCGAAGGGCGAAGCGAGAAATAGACGAGTCCGGGCTATCACCGAGGAAGGTCGCCGAGGTGCTCCACAGAGAAGAAAGCCCCAAAAGCGAATGGAACGAGATAGAGGTCATAGACAGCGCGGTTGAGCAAAAGGTTAAGAAGGTCGTCAAAAATAGGTCCGACCTTGGAGATCCTCCCGACATCGTGGATCGTTACTATGCCCTTCTCGTGATGGACGGAGACAGAATGGGAAAGCTGCTTGCCGGAGGTTTTTCCTCGACCTGGCGTGATGTGCTCCATCCCGAATTGGTGAAAGGGTTGCAGGCCGGAAAGGTTGACCGCGCATATGTCGGGTTCTGGAAAAAGCATCTCGAAGTGAAACGCATCCTTTCGCCTGCCGTGCACGGAGCCATTTCACAGGCTCTTGCAGAATTTTCGCTTCGAACCGTGCCCTTTACCGTGAAGGCCCATGACGGCCGGCTCATTTACGCCGGTGGAGACGATGTTTGTGCCGTTTTCCCGGTGTCCGGCGCACTACGTGCCGCTCTGGAAATAGCCAAAGCCTACAATTGGGGCTTCGTAAGGATTCCCGGCAATGGAGTGATGCCCCAGGAGGTTTCAACAGGCTCGGAACTCAGGCACGGCGACAGGCTCATTTTACACCTGGGTTCTGGAGAGGAGATTTCCATTTCGGCAGGCCTTCTCATCGTGCATCACAAGTGGCCGCTTCGTTCGGCAATTCGCCGTGCCCACGAATTGCTGGAGCTGGCAAAGGATTCGGTCAGGAACGGCTCAGATCGGGCGGCCATGGCGGTATCGCTTCATCGCCGGGCAGGCGGCGAAAGAGTCTTCATAGCGGGCTTTCGTGACCTCTGCTTCGGGATAAGGATCTGGGATGCCTTCCTTGCACTCGTCGAAGCTATAGCCGCAGGGCATGTCGGCGCTTCTTTTCTCTACGGACTTTCCGAAATTCAGGAAGGGCTTCTGGCTCTGGAGAGTAACTCCGACGACCTGGTCAGACTGATTCGAAGCCAGATGGAAAAAAGCGGTATCGTCAGGTCTCACTCCGCCGACAGAGACGTTCTCGCCAGAAACATTGCCGCCCTGATCCTAGGCGGTCGCCGGACTCCGACGGGGAAGAAGGAGGTTTCAACCGAGGTGCTGGAAATCTGCGAGTTTGTGGCCAGAGCCGTGAAAAGAAAAACCACCGGAGGCAAAGTTACGGAGAGCCGAAATGAGTAA
- a CDS encoding type III-B CRISPR module-associated Cmr3 family protein, whose product MSKIEQWFRIDPLDTLFFRGGDPMDIGETHDTGMPLFPPMPGTVLGALRTAILMQRGVDLKRVAGLGDDEDLDGEKLPFWGTPAKSGFGITGPLLMAKDVLLFPAPANWFLEDRKGQGFRVFEARPVDPDGLPVKGKKRFLCWMENPPEDADPMSGNYWVTKKALEQRGEGVEFVEDLGELSGDKAQAVGRFLLFGFEPRVGIARDNTARTAKGGHLYSSSHVRLRHGVSLVVGVDKPICPSHLDPEGVFQLGGEGRLVRYKLLEPPPALPLSAKTGCLLVTPLSWTRAKKSGLLGCPYASGKLFRAGGWDLRKGFHKPAESYFPVGAVFFTEDNRGFTELIPF is encoded by the coding sequence ATGAGTAAGATTGAGCAGTGGTTTAGGATAGATCCTCTTGACACGCTCTTTTTCCGGGGTGGGGACCCTATGGACATAGGGGAAACCCACGACACGGGGATGCCCCTGTTCCCTCCTATGCCCGGAACGGTTCTGGGGGCTTTGAGAACGGCCATTCTGATGCAGAGAGGGGTGGACTTAAAAAGAGTTGCAGGGCTTGGTGACGATGAGGATCTCGACGGAGAGAAGTTACCTTTCTGGGGAACCCCTGCAAAAAGCGGCTTCGGTATTACCGGGCCGTTGCTCATGGCAAAGGATGTTCTGCTTTTTCCGGCACCGGCGAACTGGTTCCTTGAGGACAGAAAAGGCCAGGGGTTCCGTGTTTTCGAGGCGAGACCCGTAGATCCGGACGGACTTCCGGTAAAAGGCAAGAAAAGGTTCTTATGCTGGATGGAAAACCCGCCGGAAGATGCCGATCCCATGTCCGGAAACTACTGGGTAACGAAAAAAGCCCTTGAACAGAGGGGGGAGGGGGTTGAGTTCGTAGAGGACCTGGGGGAGCTTTCCGGGGATAAGGCTCAGGCCGTCGGCAGATTCCTCCTTTTCGGCTTTGAGCCCAGGGTTGGCATAGCCAGAGACAACACAGCCCGAACCGCAAAAGGCGGGCATCTTTATTCGTCGTCTCACGTGAGGCTTCGTCATGGTGTATCGCTCGTCGTGGGCGTTGATAAGCCCATCTGCCCGTCTCATCTTGATCCGGAAGGAGTGTTTCAGCTCGGGGGCGAGGGTCGGCTGGTGAGATACAAATTGCTCGAACCCCCGCCGGCTCTGCCTTTATCTGCTAAGACGGGCTGTCTGCTCGTGACTCCGCTTTCGTGGACCAGGGCGAAAAAATCCGGTCTTCTCGGTTGCCCGTACGCCTCGGGAAAGCTTTTCCGGGCAGGCGGATGGGATCTCAGAAAGGGCTTTCACAAGCCTGCAGAAAGTTACTTCCCGGTAGGTGCGGTATTTTTTACCGAAGATAATCGGGGTTTTACGGAACTGATACCCTTTTAA